The following coding sequences are from one Luteolibacter rhizosphaerae window:
- a CDS encoding DUF4328 domain-containing protein yields MAEEPVDPYVPPATNWMPPGSNLRSEHLRNPRLWAHLCCWPYGIAATFDLVHQLLGLAGYTAAPTWQKFMGQTLVGARISAALFFLCWVYRVAWNARKLAPPGTTVEPAGIVGTFFIPALNLVAPWWQMKRVARITAGTALQNHIKVWWAAVLVAYLIPFHLLTILGVLEDHIRDSLLGDGIVRYWYDYLSKPLFFLVAITGITMVMRLTRAQLRRDAR; encoded by the coding sequence ATGGCCGAAGAGCCGGTAGATCCCTATGTCCCGCCGGCAACCAATTGGATGCCCCCCGGTAGCAATCTCCGCTCGGAGCATCTTAGAAATCCCCGCCTATGGGCCCATCTCTGCTGCTGGCCCTACGGGATCGCCGCGACCTTCGATCTCGTTCATCAACTGCTCGGACTAGCCGGTTATACGGCAGCGCCTACTTGGCAAAAGTTCATGGGGCAGACTCTGGTTGGGGCGAGGATATCGGCAGCACTCTTCTTCCTCTGCTGGGTTTACCGCGTGGCTTGGAATGCACGGAAGCTGGCCCCTCCCGGCACCACCGTTGAGCCAGCCGGGATCGTCGGCACTTTCTTCATTCCCGCCCTCAATTTGGTAGCTCCGTGGTGGCAGATGAAGCGCGTCGCCCGGATCACAGCAGGAACTGCGCTGCAAAACCACATCAAAGTCTGGTGGGCCGCGGTCCTCGTTGCTTACCTGATTCCCTTTCACCTTCTCACTATCCTCGGGGTGCTCGAGGATCACATCCGGGACTCCCTCCTCGGCGATGGGATCGTGCGATATTGGTATGACTACTTGTCCAAGCCTCTCTTCTTTCTGGTCGCAATCACCGGTATCACCATGGTCATGCGGCTCACCCGCGCCCAACTCAGACGGGATGCTCGATGA
- a CDS encoding acyl-CoA dehydrogenase family protein produces the protein MKASLTPPDTTEKKVRRDTGASIIDTTKMSEGQRAALELAESSRDSRELSGFAASLFDGSPDFSPLFPFPAQNESDRAEGDAFLQKLGTFLRERTDPDAIDREGEIPDEVFKGLATLGAFGIKIPKELGGLGLSQTNYSRAAMLLGGHCGNLTALLSAHQSIGIPQPLLVFGTDEQKKKYLPRCAAGDVSAFALTETEVGSDPARMKTEAKLSDDGSHWILDGEKLWCTNGLKAKHLIVMARTPLPDKPNAITAFIVETSWPGVEIVNRCRFMGLKALYNGVIRFTGVKVPRENVVGDEGKGLKVALTTLNTGRLTLPAACVGLLDRCLDIALTWSRSREQWGQAIGKHEAIAGKLADLAADAFATEAMVRYTSALVDVDKHADIRLEAAMAKLWGTEAGWRGADRTMQIKGGRGYETADSLRARGDKPDPVERLLRDSRINTIFEGSTEIMHLFIAREALDPHLRRGAAALDTRKVAGERLNAAAKAGLYYARWYPARWLPSSGHIPHDLDPGLKRGLRDIAKLSRKLARTLFHSMALNGPKLERRQLLLGRLVDIGAELFAMSVSVSRAHTLGDTRSIETAIYICLRGKRRIEALFADASRSPDKTAYRLAKALLESS, from the coding sequence ATGAAGGCCTCACTCACGCCACCCGACACCACTGAAAAGAAAGTCCGCCGCGATACCGGCGCTTCCATCATCGACACCACGAAGATGTCGGAAGGCCAGCGCGCGGCCTTGGAGCTGGCCGAGTCCTCGCGCGATAGCCGGGAACTCAGCGGCTTCGCCGCCTCACTCTTCGATGGCTCCCCGGACTTCAGCCCGCTCTTCCCCTTCCCCGCTCAGAACGAGAGCGACCGCGCGGAAGGCGACGCCTTCCTCCAGAAGCTCGGCACCTTCCTACGCGAGCGCACCGATCCCGATGCCATCGACCGCGAGGGCGAGATCCCGGACGAGGTCTTCAAAGGACTCGCCACCCTCGGTGCCTTCGGCATCAAGATCCCGAAAGAACTCGGCGGACTGGGTCTCTCCCAGACGAACTACTCGCGTGCCGCGATGCTGCTCGGCGGTCATTGCGGCAACCTGACCGCGCTGCTCTCCGCACATCAATCGATCGGCATTCCCCAGCCGCTTCTCGTGTTCGGCACGGATGAGCAGAAGAAGAAGTATCTCCCAAGATGTGCCGCAGGAGATGTCTCAGCCTTCGCCCTGACGGAAACCGAAGTCGGTTCCGATCCCGCGCGCATGAAAACGGAAGCCAAGCTATCCGACGACGGCAGCCATTGGATTCTCGATGGCGAGAAGCTCTGGTGCACGAACGGTTTGAAAGCGAAGCACCTGATTGTGATGGCTCGCACGCCGCTGCCGGACAAGCCGAACGCCATCACTGCCTTCATCGTGGAGACCTCGTGGCCCGGCGTGGAGATCGTGAACCGCTGCCGCTTCATGGGCCTGAAGGCGCTCTATAATGGCGTGATCCGTTTCACCGGCGTGAAGGTGCCGCGTGAGAATGTGGTAGGGGATGAAGGCAAAGGACTGAAAGTTGCTCTGACAACGCTGAACACCGGGCGGCTGACCCTCCCCGCCGCTTGTGTCGGTTTGCTTGATCGCTGCCTCGACATCGCGCTTACTTGGTCCCGCAGCCGCGAGCAATGGGGCCAAGCCATCGGCAAGCACGAAGCGATCGCTGGCAAGCTCGCGGACCTTGCCGCCGACGCATTCGCCACTGAAGCGATGGTTCGCTACACCTCCGCTTTGGTCGATGTGGATAAACACGCCGACATCCGCCTGGAGGCGGCCATGGCCAAGCTCTGGGGCACGGAGGCCGGCTGGCGCGGTGCCGATAGAACCATGCAGATCAAGGGCGGCCGCGGTTACGAGACCGCGGACTCCTTGCGCGCCCGCGGTGACAAGCCCGATCCGGTGGAGCGTCTTCTCCGCGATAGCCGCATCAACACGATCTTCGAGGGCTCCACCGAGATCATGCACCTCTTCATCGCCCGCGAAGCACTAGATCCTCACCTCCGCCGCGGTGCCGCAGCACTCGATACCCGCAAGGTTGCAGGCGAGCGCCTGAATGCCGCGGCCAAGGCGGGCCTCTACTACGCACGCTGGTATCCCGCCCGCTGGCTACCTTCATCGGGCCACATTCCCCACGACTTGGATCCCGGCCTGAAACGCGGTCTCCGCGATATCGCGAAGCTGAGCCGCAAGCTCGCCCGCACCCTCTTTCACTCCATGGCCCTGAACGGACCCAAGCTGGAACGCCGCCAGCTCTTGTTAGGCCGTTTGGTCGATATCGGTGCCGAACTCTTTGCAATGAGCGTCTCCGTCTCCCGTGCCCACACGCTCGGTGACACCCGCTCGATCGAGACTGCCATCTACATCTGCCTGCGCGGCAAGCGCCGCATCGAAGCACTCTTCGCGGATGCCTCACGATCGCCGGATAAGACGGCTTACCGCCTCGCCAAAGCTCTTCTGGAGTCCTCTTGA
- a CDS encoding NUDIX domain-containing protein, producing MFRNFIFDWSGTLVDDLPPVLEATNHVLSIYGKPALDREEFRRVFRLPYREFYEEMLPGVPLPELEVHFRQAFAGSKSPVTILPHAREKLEWCKQHGVRAFVLTSMDSESFKKQLVDLGLADFFEATYSGVLDKRELILEIISKHRLVPEETAFIGDMTHDIDTARHGKLTSIAVLTGYTLAGPLSESRPDLTVPDLDALRRFVGRPGWRPRPVATVGALLHDGKGKLLMLRTHKWGHRWGIPGGKIRRGESTEDALRREIREETGLEIDRIRFVIVQDCIDSHEFLRPEHFLLLNYVARVKSGEIVLNEEAQDYRWVTPAEAMGLDLNRPTRTLLVEALNQGVIEHPV from the coding sequence ATGTTCCGAAATTTCATCTTCGACTGGTCAGGCACGCTTGTGGACGACCTGCCTCCGGTATTGGAGGCGACCAATCATGTGCTCTCGATCTATGGCAAGCCCGCCTTGGATCGCGAGGAGTTCCGAAGGGTCTTCCGGTTGCCGTATCGTGAATTTTACGAGGAGATGCTACCGGGGGTTCCCTTGCCGGAACTCGAGGTGCATTTCCGGCAGGCATTTGCGGGAAGCAAGTCGCCAGTAACGATTCTGCCTCATGCACGGGAGAAGCTGGAGTGGTGCAAGCAGCACGGGGTGCGAGCCTTCGTGCTGACGAGCATGGACAGCGAGTCGTTCAAGAAACAACTGGTGGATCTGGGGCTGGCAGATTTCTTCGAGGCGACCTATTCCGGGGTGCTGGACAAGCGGGAGCTGATCTTGGAGATCATTTCGAAACACCGGCTAGTACCGGAGGAGACCGCCTTCATCGGTGACATGACGCATGACATCGATACGGCGCGGCACGGGAAGCTTACTTCGATTGCGGTGCTTACGGGGTATACCTTGGCGGGGCCGCTCTCGGAATCGCGACCCGACCTCACGGTGCCGGATCTGGATGCGCTGCGTCGTTTCGTGGGTAGACCGGGTTGGCGTCCTCGACCGGTGGCGACGGTAGGAGCGCTGCTTCACGACGGAAAGGGCAAGCTGCTGATGCTTCGCACGCACAAGTGGGGCCACCGCTGGGGGATTCCCGGTGGCAAGATCCGCCGGGGCGAGAGCACGGAGGACGCGCTGCGGCGCGAGATCCGGGAGGAAACCGGCTTGGAGATCGATCGCATCCGCTTCGTGATCGTGCAGGACTGTATCGACTCGCACGAGTTTCTGCGGCCGGAGCACTTCCTGCTGCTGAACTATGTGGCGCGGGTGAAGAGCGGGGAGATCGTCCTCAACGAGGAAGCGCAGGACTATCGCTGGGTCACGCCGGCAGAGGCGATGGGGCTGGACCTCAACCGGCCGACACGGACCCTACTGGTGGAGGCCCTGAATCAGGGTGTCATCGAGCATCCCGTCTGA
- a CDS encoding DUF721 domain-containing protein: protein MKKESRLEAMRRAILRDWRGGDEPAHLDERLHLPKEFLAGILRQAGASEGIDEERLREMWKEVAGEFVARHATPVSLKNGCLTLQVLQPAIRFQLEQTKTVLLKNIQAAAGEGMVKIIRFSVG from the coding sequence ATGAAAAAGGAATCCCGGCTGGAGGCGATGCGACGCGCCATCCTGCGGGACTGGCGGGGCGGTGACGAGCCTGCGCATCTGGATGAGCGCCTGCATTTGCCGAAGGAGTTCCTTGCCGGAATCCTCCGGCAGGCCGGTGCGAGCGAGGGGATCGACGAAGAACGCCTGAGGGAGATGTGGAAAGAGGTGGCGGGGGAGTTCGTGGCCCGGCATGCAACGCCCGTTTCACTGAAAAACGGGTGTCTGACCCTGCAGGTCTTGCAGCCGGCAATCCGCTTCCAGTTGGAGCAAACGAAGACGGTGCTGTTGAAGAATATTCAGGCGGCCGCGGGAGAGGGGATGGTGAAAATCATTCGATTTTCAGTGGGTTAG
- a CDS encoding ferredoxin, translating to MADREDKNPENVSGKFYVDSQCIDCDLCRETAPNNFTRSDDEGYSYVYKQPENDEEKSQCREAMEGCPVEAIGEDGEE from the coding sequence ATGGCCGACCGCGAAGACAAGAATCCGGAGAACGTGTCAGGCAAGTTCTACGTCGATAGCCAGTGCATCGACTGCGACCTCTGCCGCGAAACCGCCCCGAACAATTTCACCCGCTCCGACGACGAGGGATATTCCTACGTCTACAAGCAGCCCGAGAACGATGAGGAGAAATCCCAGTGCCGGGAGGCGATGGAAGGCTGCCCGGTGGAAGCGATCGGGGAGGATGGCGAGGAATAA